The sequence below is a genomic window from Pangasianodon hypophthalmus isolate fPanHyp1 chromosome 27, fPanHyp1.pri, whole genome shotgun sequence.
tgtacaggtgtgtgtacgtgtatagaggtgtgtgtgtatataggtgcctgtgtgtatgtgtatagaggtgtgtgtgtatataggtgcctgtgtgtatgtgtatagaggtgtgtgtgtataggtgtatagatgtgtgtgtataggtgtatagatgtgtgtgtagtgtatagaggtgtgtgtatgtgtatagaggtgtgtgtgtataggtgtatagaggtgtgtgtgtataggtgtatagaggtgtgtgtgtataggtgtatgTATAGGTGcctgtgtgtaggtgtatataggtgtgtatataggtgtgtatataggtgtgtgtccaggtgtgtgtccaggtgtgtgtgtacctgatagagCAGGCCCATGGTAGCTGATGTAGGAGGAATGACGTTGTTGACGAAGAAGAAGAGCGCGTCTTCAGCTCTCAGGTGAATCCTCTTCCGGATCAGGAAGTAAAACTGACCCACTGTAACAAACCCACAGGATAGAAATGTTAATGTGGTTAATGTCTGATCATCATACTGCCCCAGGCTTCAGTCTGATCTCACACAGCACATCAGTCTGATCATCATACTGCCCCAGGCTTCAGTCTGATCTCACACAGCACATCAGTCTGATCATCATACTGCCCCAGGCTTCAGTCTGATCTCACACAGCACATCAGTCTGATCATCATACTGCCCCAGGTTTCAGTCTGATCTCACACAGCACATCAGTCTGATCATCATACTGCCCCAGGTTTCAGTCTGATCTCACACAGCACATCAGTCTGATCATCATACTGCCCCAGGCTTCAGTCTGATCTCACACAGCACATCAGTCTGTTCATCATACTGCCCCAGGTTTCAGTCTGATCTCACACAGCACATCAGTCTGATCATCATACTGCCCCAGACAGCGTGTGTGGTTTCGtccaatcacagagcaccaGATCCGCTGACTGCACTACAGCCTTAGCATCACTTTGATCAGCACCGGTGTTCACGTGCTCACGCTTCTCATTAGTGACGCGCTGATCACGTGACCACATCCGCCATCAAAAGAACGTCAGGAGGAGCCGgtgctctgtgattggatgaGTCCTCACGCGCTCATTACTTATTCATAAATCCCCCTCCCCCTTAAAAACCGCACCAGGTCGTAGTGGGGCTcttgttgctatggtaacgCTAACGGCAGCTGTGTGGTCCACGCATGCGCACTAACTCAGAGCGGAGACTTGAATCAGTGAGTTTAATGTGAATAATCCGGTCACCTGTCAGTCGGAGGGAACCAGGTACTTCTTCTTATCCAGGTCTCCTATCCGGGCTTTGGGCGCTTTCTCAACAATCAcctgagagaaaacacacacaggaggagCGTGAGGGGGCAGAGGAACGGAAAACACCGGAAATAAGCCGTAGTGTGGCTTTAATaaactccccacacacacacacacacacacacacacacacacacacacacacacgcaggggAACACAACAGAAACACTGGGGTTTCCCCTCCTCCGACTGaacagaagaaggaaaaaaaacacctcataTCACAGCTGTAATCTACAAACTTATTCTTAAATTATATCCCATTTTAAAccttattctttattttatttaaagtcagATCAGATTAAAGAGCGCTAAGAGGCTAGCTCCTGAGCTTTACATCACTTCCTAAACACTACCATCAGGGACAATCCACAGATTACAGCAGATCAGCAGCGATTAGAAAGGAAACGTTAAAACTGATTAATCTGATCAGGATTAGAGGCTGATTTCGCTTTGTCATTGCCACACAGCTAAaataagctaagctaagctaagctagtGCAGTGCTGCAGTCAGGCACTTACAGGCACTCTGTCCGGGTATTTCTTCCTGATCTTCTCTCCCTCAGACCGCCTCTTCTCAAACGAATGCTCTTCTTTGTACATGAACTTCATGTTGGAAAAGTTTCCGGGAGAGTTTAATCTCCGATGAAAGCGGCTCGGTGGTGTTTCTGCTCGCTGCAGCAGGGGGATGTTTACAAACTGACTGCGGCGAACGCGGAAGGATATCGAATAACACGGGACCTGGGGGCGGAGTCACGTGCGTGCTAGCGTGCGTGCGTGCTTGCGTCAAGGCGTCACGTTGACGCAATGACGTAGTAACATTGACCTATGGGGGGCTGATTGATGACATATAgccttagattttttttgtttgtttgtttgttttttttaaaaagccaccacaaaaaacacacatgataAGAGCAGATATTATTCCAGGATCTGAAGAGATTTAAAAGcagaaaacattttctttaaggTGGAAATGAATTCAAACAGGAATCACATGATTGTTCAGGTCACATACAGCACATCATTTATCTCtccatcatcacaccatcacaatAAACCACGCTGACATGAGTTTTATtggaaataacacacacatctgaggACAtgtgcgctcacacacacacacacacacacacacacacacacacacacaccttacgcTTTTCTATTGTTCAGATAGGCAGAGAGCAGGTCAGGTATGGTatacatgagagagagagagagagagagagagagagagagagagagagaggatgatgcatgaggaaagaaaacaataagCAGAATGAAAAGGAGTTTACTTTCCTCACCAAGTCTATTAAATCAGTCCATGGTACAAAAAAGAGACTAAACAGAAGGTAAGTGCATGTCCTGTGTTTCAGACTCCATATGAAATCCCAATACTTCCAGTTATGAGCGTCCCGAGGTCCTGCTGCTCGTCTCCGT
It includes:
- the gabarapa gene encoding LOW QUALITY PROTEIN: GABA(A) receptor-associated protein a (The sequence of the model RefSeq protein was modified relative to this genomic sequence to represent the inferred CDS: deleted 1 base in 1 codon); translated protein: MKFMYKEEHSFEKRRSEGEKIRKKYPDRVPVIVEKAPKARIGDLDKKKYLVPSDVTVGQFYFLIRKRIHLRAEDALFFFVNNVIPPTSATMGLLYQEHHEEDFFLYIAYSDESVYGEEV